GCATCCATGAAGGCAACCGCATCCAGATCGCGGCCGCGTGCCCGCACGCCCGCGCGCTCGGTCTCGTCCCCGGCATGGCAGTCACGCAGGCGCGCGCGCAGGTCCGCCGGCTCGACATCCGCCCCGCGGATCCGGCAGGCGATCTCGCCGCGCTGCACAGCCTCGCGGTCGCCTTCGCGCGCCATTACGCGCCGATCGTCGCGCTTGAAGGCAGCGATACGCTGTTCCTCGAAATCACCGGGACCGATCATCTCTTCGGCGGCGAAGCGGCGATGGCCCGGCGCATCGTCCGCCTGCTCGCCAGGCTCGGCTTCACCGCGCGCATCGCCATCGCCGACACGCCCGGCGCTGCCTATGCGCTGGTGCATTGCACCGATGCGCGGGTGACCCTCTCCCCCTCCGGAAGCGCCACCGCAGCCATCGCCGATCTCCCCACGCCAGCGCTGCGCATCGAGGAAAAGCATGTCGAATTGCTCCGGCGTCTCGGCATCGACCGGATCGGCCAGCTTGCCGCCCTTCCCCGCGCGCCGCTGGTCAAGCGTTTCGGCCCGCACATCGCGCTGCGGCTCAACCAGGCCTTGGGCGCGCTGCCCGAGCCGCTCGATCCGGTCGTCCCGCCCCAGCCGATCGCCGCCGTCCGCCGCTTCGCCGAACCGATCCTGACCGAAGATGCGATCCGGCACTGGCTGGGCCAGCTCGTTCCCGAACTCGCCGAAGCGCTCGCGCTGGCCGGGCAAGGCGCACTGCGGCTCGAATTCGTCGCCGACCGGATCGACGGC
The sequence above is drawn from the Sphingomonas sp. G-3-2-10 genome and encodes:
- a CDS encoding DNA polymerase Y family protein, which gives rise to MAAACPHARALGLVPGMAVTQARAQVRRLDIRPADPAGDLAALHSLAVAFARHYAPIVALEGSDTLFLEITGTDHLFGGEAAMARRIVRLLARLGFTARIAIADTPGAAYALVHCTDARVTLSPSGSATAAIADLPTPALRIEEKHVELLRRLGIDRIGQLAALPRAPLVKRFGPHIALRLNQALGALPEPLDPVVPPQPIAAVRRFAEPILTEDAIRHWLGQLVPELAEALALAGQGALRLEFVADRIDGVPQRIRIGLARPSRDPAHLLRLLVRRIEDVEPGYGIDAIALHVRRSDVLGPQPFVERLDEEAAPDLAPLVDTLATRIGLSRLWRMSPAESDVPERSAVRTPVIDPPDRAAPRLRPGDVRHLSRTPELEPWHPHWPKPARLLRRPERIDHVLAELPDHAPRRFTWRGATHRVVRADGPERIHGEWWKRRSETHSIRDYYRVEDDEGHRYWLFRKGDGERAVTGDQSWYLHGVYG